One genomic window of Acidovorax radicis includes the following:
- a CDS encoding MarR family winged helix-turn-helix transcriptional regulator, translating into MPSNSHPYTPSPPQLRLDNQVCFALYSASLAMTKLYKPLLEAIGLTYPQYLVMLVLWERDGITVSELGERLFLDSGTLTPLLKRLETSALIARLRDMQDERRVRITLTPSGRALRDRAEAIPPCVLESTQCTIPELSALTTELKQLRDRLGQR; encoded by the coding sequence ATGCCAAGCAACAGCCATCCATACACGCCCAGCCCGCCGCAGCTCCGGCTAGACAACCAGGTCTGCTTTGCGCTGTATTCCGCCTCGCTGGCAATGACCAAGTTGTACAAGCCGCTTCTTGAAGCCATCGGCCTGACGTACCCCCAGTACCTCGTGATGCTGGTGCTGTGGGAGCGCGATGGAATCACCGTGTCGGAGCTGGGCGAGCGCCTGTTTCTGGACTCGGGCACCCTCACTCCCTTGCTCAAGCGCCTGGAGACCTCGGCCTTGATTGCCCGGCTGCGCGATATGCAGGACGAGCGCCGCGTGCGCATCACCTTGACGCCCTCGGGCCGTGCGCTGCGCGACCGCGCTGAAGCCATCCCCCCCTGTGTGCTGGAAAGCACCCAGTGCACCATCCCCGAGCTGAGCGCGCTGACCACCGAACTCAAACAGCTGCGCGACCGGCTTGGGCAGCGTTGA
- a CDS encoding crotonase/enoyl-CoA hydratase family protein gives MTTTTASTLSNGTPPPEGCIDTLVLGHVLLIGINRPAKRNGWTPPMFRQLAEAYTRLDDDPALRVGVLHAMGDHFTAGLDLPAVSAYMQRGEKAIPEGLVEPHDYGLPGYRRRTKPMVVAVKGICFTVGIELMLGADIVVAADNCRFSQMEVQRGIMATGGATLRMAERAGTGNALLHLLTADEFGSAEAYRLNFVQKVVPAGQELDEALAIAQRIAAQAPRAVVATRLNVLKAIEQGQAAAVADFIPVQKGLANSEDAAEGVRAFVERRPAQFSGQ, from the coding sequence ATGACGACAACCACCGCTTCCACCCTCTCCAATGGCACACCCCCACCCGAGGGCTGCATTGACACCCTGGTGCTCGGTCACGTGCTGCTGATCGGCATCAATCGCCCCGCCAAGCGCAATGGCTGGACGCCCCCCATGTTCCGCCAGCTGGCCGAGGCTTACACCCGCCTGGACGACGACCCCGCCTTGCGCGTGGGCGTGCTGCATGCCATGGGCGACCACTTCACGGCCGGGCTGGACCTGCCCGCTGTCAGCGCCTACATGCAGCGCGGCGAGAAAGCCATCCCCGAAGGCCTGGTGGAGCCCCACGACTACGGCCTGCCCGGCTACCGGCGCCGCACCAAGCCGATGGTGGTGGCCGTCAAGGGCATTTGCTTTACCGTGGGCATCGAGCTGATGCTGGGCGCGGACATCGTGGTGGCGGCCGACAACTGCCGCTTTTCGCAGATGGAAGTGCAGCGCGGCATCATGGCCACGGGCGGCGCCACGCTGCGCATGGCCGAGCGCGCGGGCACGGGCAACGCGCTGCTGCACCTGCTGACTGCCGACGAGTTCGGCAGCGCCGAGGCGTACCGGCTGAACTTTGTGCAAAAGGTGGTGCCTGCCGGCCAGGAGCTGGACGAGGCCCTGGCCATTGCCCAGCGCATCGCCGCCCAGGCGCCGCGTGCCGTGGTGGCCACGCGGCTCAACGTGCTCAAGGCCATCGAGCAAGGCCAGGCGGCCGCGGTGGCGGACTTCATCCCCGTGCAGAAAGGGCTGGCCAACAGCGAGGACGCGGCCGAGGGCGTGCGCGCGTTTGTCGAGCGGCGGCCCGCGCAGTTCAGCGGGCAGTAG